A window of Halobellus sp. LT62 contains these coding sequences:
- a CDS encoding endonuclease V has translation MISPVNSQFVPDASLTREEMESLQREVAAAATWTDAFDFDPERVGAAAVDDAQRRLTTAGDADFTPLVAGVDQAFLDDRAVSVVVVRRGDEVVERAHAVTDLEIPYIPGLLAFREGGPILAAFEALSCEPDLVVFDGSGRIHYRQAGLATHIGVILDLPSVGVAKGLLCGTPDADVDGRPEGWRTAIRADEDVENAEPGERIGHALQSRQYESRPIVNPLYVSPGHRVSVDTATDLVERLCEGYKLPEPTRLADAYADDVKRELPDAQS, from the coding sequence ATGATCTCCCCCGTCAATTCCCAGTTCGTCCCCGACGCGTCGCTGACCCGCGAGGAGATGGAGTCGCTGCAACGGGAGGTCGCCGCGGCGGCGACGTGGACGGACGCGTTCGATTTCGATCCCGAGCGCGTCGGAGCCGCTGCCGTCGACGACGCCCAGCGACGGCTCACGACGGCCGGTGACGCCGATTTCACCCCCCTCGTCGCCGGCGTCGATCAGGCGTTCCTCGACGACCGCGCCGTCAGCGTCGTGGTCGTCCGCCGCGGCGACGAGGTCGTCGAGCGGGCTCACGCCGTCACCGACCTCGAAATACCCTACATTCCCGGGCTGCTGGCGTTCCGTGAGGGCGGGCCGATCCTCGCCGCGTTCGAGGCGCTGTCCTGTGAGCCGGACCTCGTCGTCTTCGACGGCAGCGGTCGAATTCATTACCGACAGGCCGGGTTGGCGACCCACATCGGCGTCATACTCGACCTCCCGAGCGTCGGCGTCGCGAAGGGGCTGCTCTGCGGGACGCCCGACGCCGACGTCGACGGACGGCCCGAGGGATGGCGGACGGCGATCCGCGCGGACGAGGACGTCGAGAACGCGGAACCCGGCGAAAGAATCGGTCACGCCCTGCAGTCCCGACAGTACGAGTCGCGACCGATCGTCAATCCGCTCTACGTGAGCCCCGGTCACCGCGTGAGCGTCGACACCGCGACGGACCTCGTCGAGCGGCTCTGTGAGGGGTACAAGCTCCCGGAACCGACCCGGCTCGCGGACGCCTACGCCGACGACGTGAAGCGCGAACTGCCGGACGCACAGAGTTAA
- the hflX gene encoding GTPase HflX, producing the protein MSGSDPVVVAKRVDGGEIADLTEIAELASAAGYEVVGQLSQSREEDAAYHFGEGKVDELAALVRETDAAAVVVDNRLGPYQTYNIGGALPEGVGVIDRFTLILEIFGQRANTRKAQLQVELAELRYELPRAEAKASLAKRDERPGFMGLGEYDESRERDIKAQISRIKQELDTIADKEETRREQRRESGFDLVALAGYTNAGKSTLMRRLADDLDVGENEDLHPDLDPTAESEDRLFTTLGTTTRRADTGTRDVLLTDTVGFISDLPHWLVESFESTLDSVYRADLVLLVVDASESTEEMREKLITCHDTLYERNEAPIVTVLNKIDRVDDEELAEKRAALDALAPNPVTVSGLTGENVAELTDRIEAELPEWREERLLLPLSDDAMSLVSWIYDHGNVEREEYTDEEVLVEFAARPAIVEKARSKAAALRGPAQSAGGDNTTSEPDEMTSEASVDRR; encoded by the coding sequence ATGAGCGGTTCGGACCCCGTCGTCGTCGCAAAGCGGGTCGACGGCGGCGAGATCGCGGATCTGACCGAGATCGCAGAGCTCGCGAGCGCGGCCGGATACGAGGTCGTCGGGCAGCTCTCGCAGTCGCGCGAGGAGGACGCCGCCTACCACTTCGGCGAGGGGAAGGTCGACGAACTCGCGGCGCTGGTCCGCGAGACCGACGCCGCGGCCGTCGTCGTCGACAACCGGCTTGGGCCCTACCAGACGTACAACATCGGCGGGGCGCTCCCCGAGGGCGTCGGGGTGATCGACCGCTTCACGCTCATTCTGGAGATCTTCGGCCAGCGCGCGAACACCCGGAAAGCGCAGTTGCAGGTCGAACTCGCCGAACTCCGGTACGAACTCCCGCGCGCGGAGGCGAAGGCGTCGCTGGCCAAGCGCGACGAGCGCCCCGGATTCATGGGGCTCGGCGAGTACGACGAGAGTCGCGAGCGGGACATCAAAGCCCAGATCTCGCGGATCAAACAGGAGCTCGACACCATCGCCGACAAGGAGGAGACCCGACGCGAGCAGCGGCGGGAGTCCGGCTTCGACCTCGTCGCGCTCGCGGGGTACACGAACGCCGGGAAGTCGACGCTGATGCGACGGCTCGCCGACGACCTCGACGTCGGCGAGAACGAGGACCTCCACCCCGACCTCGACCCGACCGCCGAGTCGGAGGACCGCCTGTTCACGACGCTCGGCACGACGACCCGCCGCGCCGACACCGGAACCAGAGACGTCCTCCTGACCGACACGGTCGGGTTCATCTCCGACCTGCCGCACTGGCTCGTCGAGTCCTTCGAGTCGACGCTCGATTCGGTCTACCGCGCGGATCTCGTGTTGCTCGTCGTCGACGCCTCCGAGTCGACAGAGGAGATGCGCGAGAAGCTCATCACCTGTCACGACACGTTGTACGAGCGCAACGAGGCCCCGATCGTGACGGTCCTCAACAAGATCGACCGCGTCGACGACGAGGAGCTAGCCGAAAAACGCGCCGCGCTCGACGCGCTCGCGCCGAATCCCGTGACTGTCTCGGGGCTGACCGGCGAGAACGTCGCCGAACTGACCGACCGGATCGAGGCCGAACTGCCCGAATGGCGCGAGGAACGCCTGCTCTTGCCACTCTCGGACGACGCGATGAGCCTCGTCTCGTGGATCTACGATCACGGGAACGTCGAGCGCGAGGAGTACACCGACGAGGAGGTCCTCGTCGAGTTCGCCGCGCGCCCGGCGATCGTCGAGAAAGCGCGCTCGAAGGCCGCCGCGCTCCGCGGACCGGCGCAGTCCGCAGGCGGGGATAACACGACGTCCGAGCCCGACGAAATGACCTCGGAAGCGAGCGTCGACCGCCGGTAA
- a CDS encoding NAD(P)H-hydrate dehydratase yields the protein MITSDRMAAVDRNAEALSVPRKQLMESSGNAVARAARDLVEPGGRIAIVAGRGNNGGDAFVAARFLDAYDVTVHLLGRPESIATDIARENWEALRAAEYDARPVTDSADLDLGDPDLAIDGLLGTGVTGALREPEATAAGAINDLDAAVLSVDVPSGVDADTGEAAGVRVDADRVVTFHDEKPGLSTLDAEVTVADIGIPEAAELFTGPGDLLALGRPSESHKGDFGQVLVVGGGPYTGAPALAAQSALRAGADLVRVACPDAVAREIQGYSENLILRPYDGERLSPEHVDRILELAADHDVTVFGPGLGGHEETLAAVRDFLERYVGTAVVDADALQVVPEVDTDATLVCTPHQGELRKMGGETDSDWRTRADLVSEFAADLGHVLLVKGAYDVITDGAETRVNRTGNPGMTVGGTGDVLAGAVGALACVLSPLQAAAVAAYANGSAGDAAVEENGYGLLATDLIDRLPAALRRDE from the coding sequence ATGATCACGAGCGACCGGATGGCCGCGGTCGATCGCAACGCCGAGGCGCTTTCGGTCCCGCGCAAACAACTGATGGAATCCAGCGGGAACGCCGTCGCCCGCGCGGCGCGTGACCTCGTCGAACCCGGCGGACGGATCGCGATCGTGGCCGGGCGCGGCAACAACGGCGGCGACGCGTTCGTCGCGGCGCGCTTTCTGGACGCGTACGACGTCACCGTCCACCTGCTCGGCCGCCCCGAGTCGATCGCGACCGACATCGCCCGCGAGAACTGGGAGGCGCTCCGCGCCGCCGAGTACGACGCGCGACCCGTCACCGACTCAGCCGACCTCGACCTCGGCGATCCGGATCTCGCGATCGACGGGCTGTTGGGAACGGGCGTGACCGGCGCGCTACGAGAGCCGGAGGCGACCGCGGCCGGGGCGATCAACGACCTCGACGCCGCCGTCCTCTCCGTCGACGTTCCCTCCGGCGTCGACGCCGACACCGGCGAGGCCGCGGGCGTACGCGTTGACGCCGACCGCGTGGTGACGTTCCACGACGAGAAGCCGGGGCTGTCGACGCTCGACGCCGAGGTGACCGTCGCCGACATCGGCATCCCCGAGGCCGCCGAGCTGTTCACCGGCCCCGGCGACCTGCTCGCGCTCGGCCGTCCGTCCGAGAGTCATAAGGGCGACTTCGGCCAGGTGCTCGTCGTCGGCGGCGGGCCGTACACCGGCGCGCCCGCGCTCGCCGCGCAGTCGGCGCTCCGGGCCGGCGCGGACCTCGTTCGGGTCGCCTGTCCCGACGCGGTCGCCCGCGAGATACAAGGCTACAGCGAGAACCTCATCCTCCGACCGTACGACGGCGAGCGTCTCTCGCCCGAACACGTCGATCGAATTCTCGAACTGGCGGCCGACCACGACGTCACCGTGTTCGGCCCGGGACTCGGCGGTCACGAGGAGACGCTCGCGGCGGTCCGCGACTTCCTCGAACGCTACGTCGGCACGGCCGTCGTCGACGCCGACGCGCTACAGGTGGTTCCGGAAGTCGACACCGACGCCACCCTCGTCTGTACGCCGCACCAAGGCGAACTGCGAAAGATGGGTGGGGAGACCGATTCGGACTGGCGGACGCGCGCGGACCTCGTGAGCGAATTCGCGGCCGACCTCGGGCACGTCCTGCTCGTGAAAGGCGCGTACGACGTGATCACCGACGGCGCGGAGACGCGCGTGAACCGGACCGGAAACCCGGGAATGACCGTCGGCGGCACCGGCGACGTGCTCGCCGGGGCGGTCGGGGCGCTCGCGTGCGTGCTTTCTCCGCTGCAGGCCGCCGCTGTCGCGGCGTACGCGAACGGGAGCGCCGGCGACGCGGCCGTCGAGGAGAACGGCTACGGACTCCTCGCGACGGACCTGATCGACAGGTTACCCGCGGCACTTCGGAGGGACGAATAG
- a CDS encoding ArsR/SmtB family transcription factor, protein MSSLLPAEAETESRVADETGGDVRVLSLDDPDAAQLIACLSADNARSILSALHDDPATASELADAVDTSLQNARHHLDNLQDADLVRIVNTRYSVKGREMTVYAPTRDSFVVCVGDDDDVRTVGRSLE, encoded by the coding sequence ATGTCGAGCCTGCTCCCAGCAGAGGCAGAGACAGAGTCGCGCGTCGCCGACGAGACCGGCGGCGACGTTCGCGTGCTTTCGCTCGACGACCCCGATGCCGCTCAGCTCATCGCTTGTCTCTCCGCCGACAACGCCCGGTCGATACTCTCGGCCCTCCACGACGACCCCGCAACCGCATCCGAACTCGCTGACGCCGTCGACACGTCGCTGCAGAACGCGCGACACCACCTCGACAACCTCCAAGACGCCGACTTGGTCCGCATCGTCAACACTCGCTACTCCGTCAAAGGACGCGAAATGACGGTGTACGCGCCGACGCGCGACTCGTTCGTCGTCTGCGTCGGCGACGACGACGACGTCCGGACTGTCGGTCGATCGCTCGAATAA
- the moaC gene encoding cyclic pyranopterin monophosphate synthase MoaC, with product MTHDPDEDPEETDPEASELTHVDDAGDVQMVDVGAKPDTSRRAVARGTIHLSPSTIEAITTNEIGKGDVLATARVGAVQAVKHTWETIPMCHQIPITNVDTDFAVEDDRVTLTVAVETTGKTGCEMEALGGVTTGLNVVWDMVKAVEKDDDGQYPGTKIDAVEVVSKEKRQLEE from the coding sequence ATGACGCACGATCCAGACGAAGACCCCGAAGAGACCGACCCCGAGGCGAGCGAACTCACCCACGTCGACGACGCGGGTGACGTCCAGATGGTCGACGTCGGCGCGAAACCCGACACGAGCCGTCGAGCCGTCGCCCGCGGGACGATCCACCTCTCGCCGTCGACGATCGAGGCGATCACAACAAACGAGATCGGCAAGGGCGACGTGCTCGCGACCGCCCGCGTCGGCGCGGTACAGGCCGTCAAGCACACGTGGGAGACGATTCCGATGTGTCATCAGATCCCGATCACCAACGTCGACACCGACTTCGCGGTCGAGGACGACCGCGTGACGCTCACGGTCGCCGTCGAGACCACCGGCAAGACGGGCTGTGAGATGGAGGCCCTAGGGGGCGTTACGACCGGGCTGAACGTCGTCTGGGATATGGTAAAGGCCGTCGAGAAGGACGACGACGGGCAGTATCCGGGGACGAAGATCGATGCCGTCGAGGTCGTCTCGAAGGAGAAGCGGCAGCTAGAGGAATAG
- the thrS gene encoding threonine--tRNA ligase, producing MSEIVVRLPDGSELSVAEGATVEDVAYEIGPGLGRDTVAGVVDGELVDKAAPVHDGAEIVIVTDQSDEYLRVLRHSAAHVFAQALQRLYPEAKLAIGPPTDEGFYYDVTNVDLDADDLAEIEAEMESIIEEDLPIEREMRSREEAFETYADNRYKREILDDEAAGEDPVSFYVQGDFADLCQGPHVDSAGEIGAVKLLNISSAYWRGDEDEDTLTRVYGTAFESESDLEDYLTLREEAAERDHRKLGQELDLFSIPEVTGPGLPLYHPNGKKILDELGDYARSLNLDAGYDPVETPHLFRTELWKKSGHYDNYVDDMFLMDVNDEEYGLKPMNCPGHATIFDQKSWSYRDLPVRYFEDGKVYRKEQRGELSGLSRVWSFTIDDGHLFCRPEQIEGEVNQVMDAIYEVLDTFDLDAHVALATRPEKSVGGDEIWEQAETQLRSVLENQGIDYDLEPGDGAFYGPKIDFAFEDALGRKWDGPTVQLDFNMPERFELSYTGEDNEEHRPVMIHRALYGSYERFFMVLIEHFDGKFPLWLAPEQVRVLPISDDQLGYAHRVKNELGDFRTSVEDRSWTLGRKIREAQEDRVPYMIVVGGDEEGAGTISVRDRKERERQDVDVETFRAHLDSEYAEKRIEPDFIDH from the coding sequence ATGAGCGAAATCGTTGTCCGCCTCCCGGACGGCTCGGAACTGTCCGTCGCGGAGGGCGCGACGGTCGAGGACGTCGCCTACGAGATCGGACCCGGACTCGGTCGCGACACGGTCGCGGGCGTCGTCGACGGCGAACTCGTCGACAAGGCCGCCCCCGTTCACGACGGCGCGGAGATCGTCATCGTGACCGATCAGAGCGACGAGTACCTCCGAGTCCTGCGCCACTCCGCCGCACACGTCTTCGCGCAGGCGCTGCAGCGCCTCTATCCCGAGGCGAAGCTCGCGATCGGGCCGCCGACGGACGAGGGCTTCTACTACGACGTGACGAACGTCGACCTCGACGCCGACGACCTCGCGGAGATCGAAGCCGAGATGGAGTCGATCATCGAGGAGGACCTCCCGATCGAGCGCGAGATGCGCTCCCGCGAGGAGGCCTTCGAGACGTACGCGGACAACCGCTACAAGCGCGAGATTCTCGACGACGAGGCCGCCGGTGAGGATCCCGTCTCCTTCTACGTCCAAGGCGACTTCGCAGACCTCTGTCAGGGCCCCCACGTCGATTCGGCCGGCGAAATCGGCGCGGTGAAACTGCTGAACATCTCGTCTGCGTACTGGCGCGGCGACGAGGACGAGGATACGCTGACGCGCGTGTACGGCACGGCCTTCGAGTCGGAGTCTGACCTCGAAGACTACCTCACGCTGCGGGAGGAGGCCGCAGAGCGCGATCACCGAAAGCTCGGTCAAGAGCTGGATCTGTTCTCGATTCCGGAGGTCACGGGGCCGGGCCTGCCCCTGTATCACCCCAACGGGAAGAAGATCCTCGACGAACTCGGCGACTACGCGCGCTCGCTGAATCTGGACGCCGGCTACGACCCCGTCGAGACGCCGCACCTGTTCCGGACGGAGCTGTGGAAGAAGTCGGGACATTACGACAACTACGTCGACGACATGTTCCTGATGGACGTCAACGACGAGGAGTACGGGCTAAAGCCGATGAACTGCCCAGGGCACGCCACGATCTTCGATCAGAAGTCGTGGTCCTACCGCGACCTTCCCGTTCGCTACTTCGAGGACGGCAAAGTGTACAGAAAAGAGCAGCGCGGCGAACTGTCGGGGCTCTCGCGCGTGTGGTCGTTCACCATCGACGACGGCCACCTGTTCTGTCGCCCCGAGCAGATCGAAGGGGAGGTCAATCAGGTGATGGACGCGATCTACGAGGTGCTCGACACCTTCGACCTCGACGCCCACGTCGCGCTCGCGACGCGCCCGGAGAAGTCAGTCGGCGGTGACGAGATCTGGGAGCAGGCCGAAACGCAACTGCGCTCGGTGCTGGAAAACCAAGGCATCGACTACGACCTCGAACCCGGCGACGGGGCCTTTTACGGCCCGAAGATCGACTTCGCCTTCGAGGACGCTCTCGGGCGAAAGTGGGACGGGCCGACGGTCCAGCTCGACTTCAATATGCCCGAGCGCTTCGAGCTCTCCTACACGGGCGAGGACAACGAGGAGCACCGTCCGGTGATGATCCACCGCGCCCTGTACGGCTCCTACGAGCGCTTCTTTATGGTGCTCATCGAGCACTTCGACGGGAAGTTCCCGCTCTGGCTCGCGCCCGAACAGGTCCGCGTCCTCCCGATCAGCGACGACCAGTTGGGCTACGCCCACCGGGTCAAGAACGAACTCGGCGACTTTCGAACCTCGGTCGAAGACCGCTCGTGGACGCTCGGCCGGAAGATCCGCGAGGCCCAAGAGGATCGCGTCCCGTACATGATCGTCGTCGGCGGCGACGAGGAGGGAGCGGGAACGATCTCGGTGCGCGACCGCAAGGAGCGCGAGCGGCAGGACGTCGACGTCGAGACGTTCCGCGCGCACCTCGACAGCGAGTACGCCGAAAAGCGGATCGAGCCCGACTTCATCGATCACTAG
- a CDS encoding DMT family transporter, producing MIRRIRSQFLPPDAALFVALATAWGLSFVAIEAGLAYVPPLYFAGVRYALAGVLVLAYAALTTDRVRPHGRTEWLNVAVVGVFLVGGYHALLYIGQLSVPGPVAAVIVSLSPVLTAALAAALLDDSLDWLAGVGFLLGLVGVAVVADFNPANLLDSDLLGIAILFVAAGSFALGSVLSTPLRTTLADVSMQAWAMLLGAAALFAGSIARGEAVATVEWSTTALAALAYLTIISGVIGFLIYFALHERVGPTESNLVSYFQPIVAALGAWVLFGQTVSATTVFGFLGIFAGFLLVKHEVVGARLGVGAIRFEPRNPILAFSFRVIERGHGLTFERDVAAEELYGSTTSGYGYDAD from the coding sequence ATGATACGTCGGATTCGTTCCCAATTTCTCCCACCTGACGCGGCGTTGTTCGTCGCGCTCGCGACGGCGTGGGGGCTGTCGTTCGTCGCCATCGAAGCCGGACTCGCCTACGTCCCGCCGCTGTACTTCGCGGGCGTTCGGTACGCGCTCGCCGGGGTGCTCGTCCTCGCGTACGCCGCGCTCACGACCGATCGCGTGCGGCCGCACGGTCGAACCGAGTGGTTGAACGTGGCCGTCGTCGGCGTCTTCCTCGTCGGCGGGTACCACGCGCTCCTCTATATCGGGCAGCTCTCGGTTCCCGGCCCCGTCGCCGCGGTGATCGTGAGCCTCTCGCCGGTTCTCACCGCGGCACTCGCGGCGGCGCTCTTGGACGACTCGCTGGACTGGCTCGCCGGCGTCGGCTTCCTCCTCGGACTCGTCGGCGTCGCCGTCGTCGCCGACTTCAATCCCGCGAACCTCCTCGATAGCGACCTCCTCGGGATCGCGATCCTGTTCGTCGCCGCGGGCAGCTTCGCGCTCGGATCGGTGCTGTCGACGCCGCTTCGCACGACACTCGCGGACGTGTCGATGCAGGCGTGGGCGATGCTGCTCGGCGCGGCGGCGCTGTTCGCGGGCTCGATCGCTCGCGGCGAAGCCGTCGCGACCGTCGAGTGGTCGACGACCGCGCTGGCTGCCTTGGCGTATCTGACAATCATCTCGGGCGTGATCGGCTTCCTCATCTACTTCGCGCTCCACGAGCGCGTCGGCCCGACCGAGAGCAACCTCGTGAGCTACTTCCAGCCGATCGTCGCCGCGCTCGGCGCGTGGGTGCTGTTCGGCCAGACGGTGAGCGCGACAACCGTCTTCGGCTTCCTCGGTATCTTCGCCGGCTTCCTGCTCGTGAAACACGAGGTCGTCGGCGCGCGTCTGGGCGTGGGAGCGATTCGATTCGAACCGCGGAACCCGATACTGGCCTTTAGTTTCCGGGTGATCGAACGCGGACACGGCCTCACATTCGAGCGTGACGTCGCCGCCGAGGAGTTGTACGGGTCGACGACGAGCGGGTACGGGTACGACGCCGACTGA
- a CDS encoding rhomboid family intramembrane serine protease — protein sequence MATCDQCGAHENLPYQCRRCGNSFCAEHRLPENHDCPGLSEWNDPSGVFDSGFDASVQNTGRTSGSDGVLDRITGTGGPLGYFRGNMSYVFLGAMWLTFALQFFVFPILLGASPRSSLWQAVFVLSPGHIEYVWTWITSMFAHGGFTHIAFNSIALYFFGPVVERYLDTKRFTALFFGAGIVAGLAQVFSTLLTVGPFGAGVVGASGAIMGVLGVLTVLNPNLKVYLYFIIPMPLWVLTFGFAAFSIIAGFGVAAGAGLTGGNVAHLAHLAGLLVGLLYGVRVKGRVGVPSSLQFGRGGGGGGMGGPGRRF from the coding sequence ATGGCTACCTGCGACCAGTGCGGGGCACACGAAAACTTGCCGTACCAGTGCCGTCGGTGCGGCAACTCCTTCTGCGCCGAGCACCGGCTTCCGGAGAACCACGACTGTCCGGGGCTCTCCGAGTGGAACGACCCCTCTGGCGTGTTCGACAGCGGGTTCGACGCCTCCGTGCAAAACACCGGGAGAACGTCAGGGTCCGACGGCGTCCTCGATCGGATCACCGGGACCGGCGGCCCCCTCGGGTACTTCCGCGGGAATATGAGCTACGTCTTCCTCGGCGCGATGTGGCTCACGTTCGCCTTACAGTTCTTCGTCTTTCCCATCCTGCTGGGCGCGTCGCCGCGGAGCAGCCTCTGGCAGGCGGTGTTCGTGCTCTCGCCCGGCCACATCGAGTACGTCTGGACGTGGATCACGTCGATGTTCGCCCACGGCGGCTTCACGCACATCGCGTTCAACAGCATCGCGCTGTACTTCTTCGGCCCCGTCGTCGAGCGCTATCTCGACACGAAGCGCTTCACGGCGCTCTTCTTCGGCGCGGGGATCGTCGCCGGACTCGCACAGGTGTTCTCGACGCTGCTGACCGTCGGCCCGTTCGGCGCGGGCGTCGTCGGCGCGTCGGGCGCGATTATGGGCGTCCTCGGCGTGCTCACCGTGTTGAACCCGAACCTGAAGGTGTATCTGTACTTCATCATCCCGATGCCGCTGTGGGTGCTGACCTTCGGTTTCGCGGCGTTCAGTATCATCGCTGGCTTCGGCGTCGCCGCCGGAGCGGGCCTCACCGGCGGCAACGTCGCTCACCTCGCCCACCTCGCGGGGCTCCTCGTCGGATTGCTCTACGGCGTGCGCGTGAAGGGCCGCGTCGGCGTCCCCAGCTCCCTGCAGTTCGGGCGCGGCGGCGGTGGCGGCGGGATGGGCGGTCCCGGACGGCGGTTCTGA
- a CDS encoding ATP-dependent DNA helicase, with protein MNAAQRLDDVSWQAVFGHDEPYPEQADGIDAAVGTAEENGFLVVEGACGTGKTMLALTAGIDRVRDPDSDYERVLVLTSVKQQLRQFEADLRTINDGLPDDWNPVSGLTLVGKADVCPYSREGVAGVDDETVYDRCEGLRERTRNLVGEGGQTSTGNLVSEARQAQTGLLDSGSTRGPDYLSTAGEPTPYLPETAEYGDTEYCPFYATFLDDVPEDGDPIEAVPFDVTELGHVDTDELVRLSAGYGTCPHSVMGAVLPHVEVVLGNYYHAFDPTTVGSFTGALVDETTFVVCDEAHMLEPRVRDLVSDGVADATLRDAENELTRVIQPVEFEDAGKETAGGDHGGGGSADADLVRGELADADVTLREIRETREFVSDLRAELDRRVKAHLDRTLPDWRADLSRLDDDEIPLREPEEPAVDELTGWAEESGYDEAAWLRAESVGAVVARILNEAEEDDVRRAAPGVGRTLANWTRTDHVAYFREIELERTWDETAQPDSWRRAYNARLALHNCVPGDAIAERIGEFGGGVLMSATLAPMDVFREVTGLDALADAGRPVETRTYGLSFPPENRASFAVDVPKFTHENRGGQSEENPTRRAHVDAVCDVARSPGNVLVGMPNYAEASWMAESLTERLDRPVLIDESSGDDETESLKAEFFGGEPKVLVTSLRGTLTEGVDYRGDRLAAAVVCGVPIIDTSSPRTRALKTAYDRRFGSDGRGGRSGFETALTVPAVRKARQAIGRVIRGREEVGVRALVDARYARASWDSVREYLPETERTEFDPVSPDMLEYGVERFWTGVDERR; from the coding sequence ATGAACGCGGCGCAGCGACTGGATGACGTGAGTTGGCAGGCGGTCTTCGGCCACGACGAGCCGTATCCGGAGCAAGCCGACGGTATCGACGCGGCGGTCGGGACCGCCGAGGAGAACGGGTTTCTGGTCGTCGAGGGTGCCTGCGGAACGGGGAAGACGATGCTGGCGCTCACCGCGGGTATCGACCGCGTTCGGGACCCGGATTCCGACTACGAGCGCGTGCTGGTTCTGACGAGCGTCAAACAGCAACTCAGACAGTTCGAGGCGGACCTCCGGACGATCAACGACGGCCTCCCGGACGACTGGAACCCCGTCTCGGGGCTGACGCTCGTCGGGAAGGCGGACGTCTGCCCCTACAGCCGCGAGGGCGTCGCGGGCGTCGACGACGAGACGGTGTACGACCGCTGCGAGGGGCTCCGCGAGCGAACGCGGAATCTCGTGGGAGAGGGCGGCCAGACCTCGACCGGAAACCTCGTCTCGGAGGCCCGTCAGGCGCAGACCGGCCTCCTCGATTCGGGATCGACGCGGGGACCGGACTATCTCTCGACAGCGGGCGAGCCGACGCCCTACCTCCCCGAGACGGCCGAGTACGGTGACACCGAGTACTGCCCCTTCTACGCGACGTTCCTCGACGACGTGCCCGAAGACGGCGACCCGATCGAGGCCGTCCCGTTCGACGTCACCGAATTGGGCCACGTCGACACCGACGAACTCGTCCGCCTGAGCGCTGGCTACGGCACGTGTCCGCATTCGGTGATGGGCGCGGTGCTCCCCCACGTCGAAGTCGTCCTCGGTAACTACTACCACGCTTTCGACCCGACGACGGTCGGCTCGTTCACGGGCGCGCTCGTCGACGAGACGACCTTCGTCGTCTGCGACGAGGCGCATATGCTCGAACCACGCGTGCGCGACCTCGTGAGCGACGGCGTCGCCGACGCGACGCTCCGCGACGCCGAGAACGAACTGACCCGGGTTATCCAGCCCGTCGAGTTCGAAGACGCCGGGAAGGAGACTGCTGGGGGCGATCACGGGGGCGGCGGCAGCGCCGACGCCGACCTCGTCCGCGGGGAACTCGCCGACGCGGACGTCACGCTCCGGGAGATCCGCGAGACGCGGGAGTTCGTCTCCGACCTCCGCGCGGAACTCGACCGGCGCGTGAAGGCGCACCTCGATCGGACGCTTCCGGACTGGCGGGCGGACCTCTCACGGCTCGACGACGACGAGATCCCGCTGCGCGAGCCGGAAGAACCCGCCGTCGACGAGCTGACCGGGTGGGCCGAGGAATCCGGTTACGACGAGGCGGCGTGGCTGCGCGCCGAATCCGTCGGCGCGGTCGTCGCCCGCATCCTCAACGAAGCCGAGGAAGACGACGTTCGCCGCGCTGCCCCCGGCGTCGGGCGGACGCTCGCGAACTGGACGCGGACCGACCACGTGGCGTACTTCCGCGAGATCGAACTCGAACGGACGTGGGACGAGACGGCGCAGCCGGACTCGTGGCGACGCGCCTACAACGCCCGGCTCGCACTGCACAACTGCGTTCCGGGGGACGCCATCGCCGAGCGGATCGGCGAGTTCGGCGGCGGCGTGTTGATGTCGGCGACGCTCGCGCCGATGGACGTCTTCCGCGAAGTGACGGGGTTGGACGCGCTGGCCGACGCGGGGCGGCCGGTCGAGACCCGTACCTACGGGCTCTCGTTCCCGCCGGAGAACCGCGCGTCGTTCGCCGTCGACGTCCCGAAGTTCACGCACGAAAACCGCGGGGGACAGAGCGAGGAGAACCCGACGCGACGCGCGCACGTCGACGCCGTCTGCGACGTCGCGCGATCGCCGGGGAACGTGCTCGTCGGGATGCCGAACTACGCGGAGGCGTCGTGGATGGCCGAATCGCTCACCGAACGGCTCGACCGCCCGGTGCTCATCGATGAGTCCTCCGGCGACGACGAGACCGAGTCGCTGAAGGCCGAATTCTTCGGCGGCGAGCCGAAGGTTCTCGTGACCAGCCTCCGGGGAACGCTCACCGAGGGCGTCGACTACCGCGGCGACCGGCTGGCCGCGGCCGTCGTCTGTGGCGTCCCGATCATCGATACGTCCAGTCCCCGGACGCGCGCGCTGAAAACCGCGTACGACCGACGGTTCGGCTCAGACGGACGGGGCGGCCGAAGCGGCTTCGAGACGGCACTCACCGTCCCGGCGGTCAGAAAGGCCAGACAGGCCATCGGGCGGGTCATCCGCGGGCGCGAGGAGGTCGGCGTCCGCGCGCTGGTCGACGCGCGCTACGCGCGGGCCTCGTGGGACAGCGTCCGCGAGTATCTCCCCGAGACCGAGCGGACGGAGTTCGATCCGGTCAGTCCGGACATGCTCGAATACGGCGTCGAACGGTTCTGGACGGGCGTCGACGAGCGGCGTTAA